The following are encoded together in the Eptesicus fuscus isolate TK198812 chromosome 16, DD_ASM_mEF_20220401, whole genome shotgun sequence genome:
- the POU3F3 gene encoding LOW QUALITY PROTEIN: POU domain, class 3, transcription factor 3 (The sequence of the model RefSeq protein was modified relative to this genomic sequence to represent the inferred CDS: inserted 2 bases in 1 codon), whose protein sequence is MATAASNPYLPGNGLLAAGSIVHSDAAGAGGXGGGGGAGGGGGAGGGGGGMQPGSAAVTSGAYRGDPSSVKMVQSDFMQGAMAASNGGHMLSHAHQWVTALPHAAAAAAAAAAAAVEASSPWSGSAVGMAGSPQQPPPPPPQGPDVKGGAGREDLHAGTALHHRGPPHLGPPPPPPHQGHPGGWGAAAAAAAAAAAAAAAAHLPSMAGGQQPPPQSLLYSQPGGFTVNGMLSAPPGPGGGGGGAGGGAQSLVHPGLVRGDTPELADHHHHHHHHAHPPHPHHAQGPPHHGGGAGPGLNSHDPHSDEDTPTSDDLEQFAKQFKQRRIKLGFTQADVGLALGTLYGNVFSQTTICRFEALQLSFKNMCKLKPLLNKWLEEADSSTGSPTSIDKIAAQGRKRKKRTSIEVSVKGALESHFLKCPKPSAQEITNLADSLQLEKEVVRVWFCNRRQKEKRMTPPGIQQQTPDDVYSQVGTVSADTPPPHHGLPTSVQ, encoded by the exons ATGGCCACGGCGGCTTCTAACCCCTACCTGCCGGGGAACGGCCTGCTGGCGGCCGGCTCCATCGTACACTCGGACGCGGCGGgagccggcgg gggggggggcggcggcgcggggggcggcggcggcgcggggggaggcgggggcggcaTGCAGCCCGGCAGCGCCGCGGTGACCTCCGGCGCCTACCGGGGGGACCCGTCCTCCGTCAAGATGGTCCAAAGCGACTTCATGCAGGGGGCCATGGCCGCCAGCAACGGCGGCCATATGCTCAGCCACGCGCATCAGTGGGTCACGGCCCTGccccacgccgccgccgccgccgccgccgccgccgccgccgccgtggaGGCGAGCTCGCCGTGGTCCGGCAGCGCCGTGGGCATGGCCGGCAGCCcccagcagccgccgccgccgccgccgcagggcCCCGACGTGAAGGGCGGTGCCGGGCGGGAGGACCTGCACGCGGGCACCGCGCTGCACCACCGCGGGCCCCCGCACCTcgggcccccgccgccgcccccgcacCAGGGCCAccccgggggctggggggccgccgccgccgccgccgctgccgccgccgccgccgccgccgccgcgcacctCCCGTCCATGGCCGGaggccagcagccgccgccgcaGAGCCTGCTCTACTCGCAGCCCGGCGGCTTCACGGTGAACGGCATGCTGAGCGCGCCGCCcgggcccggcggcggcggcggcggcgcgggcggcggcgcccAGAGCCTGGTCCACCCGGGGCTGGTGCGCGGGGACACCCCCGAGCTGGcggaccaccaccaccaccaccaccaccacgcgcACCCGCCGCACCCGCACCACGCGCAGGGGCCCCCGCACcacggcggcggcgcggggccggGACTCAACAGCCACGACCCGCACTCGGACGAGGACACGCCGACGTCCGACGACCTGGAGCAGTTCGCCAAGCAGTTCAAGCAGCGGCGCATCAAGCTGGGCTTCACGCAGGCGGAcgtggggctggccctgggcaccttGTACGGCAACGTGTTCTCGCAGACCACCATCTGCCGCTTCGAGGCCCTGCAGCTGAGCTTCAAGAACATGTGCAAGCTCAAGCCGCTGCTGAACAAGTGGCTGGAGGAGGCGGACTCGAGCACCGGCAGCCCCACGAGCATCGACAAGATCGCGGCGCAGGGCCGCAAGCGCAAGAAGCGGACCTCCATCGAGGTGAGCGTCAAGGGCGCGCTCGAGAGCCACTTCCTCAAGTGCCCCAAGCCCTCCGCGCAGGAGATCACCAACCTGGCCGACAGCCTGCAGCTCGAGAAGGAGGTGGTGCGGGTTTGGTTCTGCAACCGGCGCCAGAAGGAGAAGCGCATGACGCCGCCCGGGATCCAACAGCAGACGCCGGACGACGTCTACTCGCAAGTGGGCACCGTCAGCGCCGACACGCCGCCGCCGCACCACGGGCTGCCGACCAGCGTGCAGTGA